DNA sequence from the Methanolobus psychrophilus R15 genome:
AAAATAGATTGTTGATAATGACAAAACGAAAGCTACAAAAGATAAAATAACTTTCAGTATTGTTGCGTTCCCAATTAAAATGCTAGCATCTTCAGGTTTCTTTGAAATCTCTCTAACCAAAACATTATGCACTCCCATATCAGGTATAAACCCAAAAAAGTAAATAAATGCAAAAGCAAAAGAAAATGTTCCAAATTCTTCAGGTCCTAAATATCGTGCAATATAGAGTAATATTAAAAAACTTATTATTTTTGTTGCAACTCTTCCGAATAGTAAATAACCTGAGTTGCGTGCAATTTTTAAGATAGTGGACATGGAATGAACTCCTTAAGGTTTTAGCAAGGAGGAATAGAGATCAAGAGTTTGCTTACAAATGATTTCCCATGAATAGTCCAATACTCTCTTCATACCTTTTTCACTTAACTCTTTTTTCATTGAAGTATTGGAAAGCAAAAGTAAAATACATCTTGCCATATCTTGCACATCTTCTTGATTAAACAAAATTCCATATTTCCCATACTCTAAAATATCAGGGATTCCACCAACATTTGACGCTACAACAGGAATGCCTGCTTCTAAGGCTTCTAGAACTACAATTCCAAAAGTTTCATATCTAGAAGGAATCACGAAAACATCACATTCATGTAAAAAAACCTGTTTATCGTGTTCAGATAAGAAACCTAGGAAAGTTATATTGCTTTCCAAACCTAACTTTTGTGCTAATTTCTTTAAATTTGATGCTTGAGGACCTTGCCCTGCAACATATAAATGAATATCGGGAACTTGTTTTTTTACATAGTATAAAGAAGATATTAGCAAATCAACTCCTTTAAATTTTATAAGTCTCCCTATGAAAAATAGAGAAGGGTGAGAGACTGAAGGATTTTCAAATTTTGACCCCCCTTCTTGAAGTGCAGAGAAATTAATTCCATTGGGTAGATAGATGATTTTAGGATTCGGACCAATTGCCAACTCTACTTCATTTTTTATCCATTTAGAAACTGCAATAATAGAATCTGCATTTTTCAAAGCCTCCTTTTCAAAAAAGGGATTTAAGAAAAAGCTTAAATTTAGGTATGCTCGTATTGCATGTGAGCGTTTTACTTTTATTGAAGCCAATCCATGAGTAGTAATTACAATAGGAAATGGCATTTTTGCCAAGGGCGAATAGGGAGGATATGTAAAATGCAAATGCACTATATCAGGATTTATTTCAATTATTTTATTTTGTATACTTTTATAAGAATACCAGTATCCGGAAGTTGGAAAAGAGACTTTTTTTACTAAATGAACAGTATATCCTTGCATGTGAAGGATTTCATTCGTGTCTGCAAAAGACACAACATGGAAATCAATAGCAGAATTTATTTTTAAAGAATTAGAAATCAAGTTATTAACAACTGTATAAGCACCACCACTCAGTTCATTCCATTCGGCAACGTGAACAATTCTCATAATAATTCTCCTTTCAGAATTTCGTTTTTAGTACAAAATAAATCTAATTAGTAAATATACGAATGTATATATAAATAGTACATCATTTGCCCTTATTTAAACACAAATTGTAATCTCTCCATTTGAATTTAAAATTACATAATCGATAGATACAGAGAATAATAATTGTCCAAACATTGATGTAATGTAAACTTTTCTTTAAAAATTGTAATAGATTTCTCTTTCATTGATGAATAATTACCATAGTTAAATAAATCTATAACTTTTTGTGCTAGTAAATCGATGTCTCGTTTAATTATATAACCCGTAATTCCATCCACAACAACTTCTTTTGTACCACCTGAATCATAGCCTATTACAGGAATTCCAATGGACATAGCCTCAATTGCAGTATACGGACAAGCTTCCTCAAAAAGAGAAGGCATTACAACACAGGAAGAAATACTATATATCTCATAAATATCTGGAACATTGCCTGTAAATACAAAATAATCTTCAATGTTTAACTCTTTTATTTTACTTTTTATATGATTTTCACATTCACCACTTCCCACAAGCACAAATTTAACATTGCGGACTTGAGCTATAATCTGAGGAGCTGCTTTTACTAAGTGATACGCACCCTTGTCTTTTCGGAGACTTACGCATGTCACAACAAATTCATTAGATAGTCCAAGCTTCTGTTTTATATTATCTAAGTTGTAACTCTGTTCTAGAATTTTAGCATCAATTCCATTGTATATCACTAGCGATTTTTTTGTCTTAATGCAATACTGTTTAAAATAGTTATCTCTTACAAATTGAGAAACACATACTATTTTCTCAATTCCATGATCGAAAAGGATCGAATTTATCAAGTAGTAAATTTTGCGCAAATTATTATGTAATCGGTTTTTTGCTGTTTTACCACCCATATGACCTGTATAAATAATTTTAGTAGTGCATATGTATTTTAAATAATTAACTATTGTATGGATTGGATAGAAATGAAGATGCATTATTATGGGATTATATATCTTAATTAAAGTATAAATTTTAACAACATTAAAAATATTATATTTTGAGGGTTTGATTATTTCTATTTTAGCTCCAGCTTCCAGTAAGAGTAATTCAACTTCTGGTATGGGTTCATCTCTAAATACAACAATATGTTGGAACCCATTTACTGTGAGAATTTCAGTCATTCCAATCATAAACTTTTCAAAAGAACCCAGTCGCTTGGGAGATATATCGCATATAGAGATAATACAGTCTTTAGGGCAATCATTAATCATTATTTCACATCTCTTTCCAAAAATTGTGAGTAAACATCAATATAATCTCCTATAACATAATTCCATCTATATGCAGAGGCGAAACATTTTTGTCTTTTTATTAGCGCTTCATCAAATGCATTTAAATAACTATTATGAAGAACCTCAAATATAGTATCTACACTTGGTTCAAATGAACACAACTGATGATTACCCATAACTGTAAAATCATAAATTCCTGCTTTTCTAGAAAAATAAACTGGACAATTTGCAGATGCAAAAGCCTCAATGCATGATATTGGAACATTATCCCAAATAGAAGGATATATAGCAAGGTTTACTTTTTCCAGATAATTTTTTATTGTTTCTTTGCCAACATTGCCAAGCAAAAATACATTGGCTTTCAAATTTAAATCATGAACTAGTTTTGCGATATGCTTTTCTTGTGGACCACTGCCTGCAATATATAGGAAAGCGGATTTTACATTATCCACTGATAAAAACTTGCTAAAACCTTTAATTAGAAGGTCAACTCCTTTTTCGGGAGATAAACGACCATGATAAAATACTTCGAAGTGAGACTCATCTCTGCATAATGAATTGCACTCCTGCAAGTACCAGAAATCTTCTATGCCATTAGGAATGACCTTTGGGGTCTTTACACCATATTTCTCTGTAACTAATGTTTTAAAAAGATAAGAATTAACAATTAGTTGATCGGAACTTTTTAAAAGTTGAGGTAATGCTAGATAGGTTGGTATATAAGAATAGTCAATTATATGATTATGCTTATAATTAAGGTTTACTTCAGTTCTAATCTCTCCATGATAATTCAGAATTAAAGAGTTTTTATTTATCTTGCTGTACAAATGCAATAAAAACTTACTGTTTGGAAATAAATGGGGACTCAGAGGAATATGGATAATATCGCTATTCTTTACAGAAACTATTTCTCTCCCAGTATATACATGTATATCTTGGAACTTCTTTTTCAGTTCCTCTTTATTCTGAGACGAAGAGAAAATAGAAATATCATTAAAAGGCAACTCATCTCTTAATTCAAGAAGAGATAAAAAAATGTTTCTTCCTACTGCTGAAGGAGCACCTGTGCTTAAAGGGTAATAGAATATTAAATTAATATTATCTTTCATATGATATCCTGCGATTTTTAACTGGAAGGTATTGAAATGCCACTTTCCATCATTATATAATAGTACTTGTCAATTTTCTCATTTATCTTAATAATCGAGTATTAAAAATGTCACTAATGCAAGAGACATAAAATCCACTAAATTTGTTCATCATGATTGAAATACCATAAAGCTATTCTGGTATTATCATAAATTTTATTGTAGTGTTGATTTACTACACTTGTGACAGGTTTTGCATAATATTTGTCTTGAACGAAATAGTTAAACCCTTTCAACTGACTAAGTGATGTAGCTGTTTGTCTTAACCATTCCATACGGCCTTCTATAGTAGTGCCTGATTTAACAGCATATGGCCCCTCAAAGTAAAAATCCTTTTCTCTGTAAGTGTGTCGGACATATTCGATTTCACTTGCGTTAATGAATCCATAAGCCAAATTACCAGCGCCTATAGAGGGTGTAATTGGACGGCCTTCAGAAATAGCGAACATTCTCCCTGTTTCAAATGCGGTATCCAATCCATAAGAGTTTGAAGGGACATGAGTCCTACTCCACATACCCGCCACATGAGTTTCATCCCTCATGTACCAATATGCATCAGATTCTCCGGTTCTATTGTGATTATAATAGCCTGAAAAAGCCACGGTCGATAATATTGCTACTACTAGAACTGATGTTACAAACTTTTTGTGAACTGCAATTATAGTCATATTGTAAAAAGATATACCAATGAATAAGACAATAAACAATAATAAAATATAAGCTCCATAAGCATGAGAATAAATAGCAGGGATTAAAAACGTTATAATCGTAAGTAAGAAAATTTCTTTTGTAGACTTGTCTTTTTTAAACAAAGTATAAATAAAGCCCCCTACTGCTAGAATCAATAATGGACCGGTTTGCCTTAAAATACTTATTGAAGAGGTTATGAGCCAACTATATCTAGAGCCTGAATCAACTAATGATCGAGTGATAAAAGGCATCCCAATAAATGCTATTATTAAGAAAATGATTATATAATGAGTATATGGTTTCAATCTATCAAGATATGTGGTCTTTTCCAATATCAAGAGACTTATGTATACTGCAATTATCGGGATAAGGAAAAAGCCATAATGATGGATAGAAAACAGAAATACACTTAACAGGAACAGAAGAAGCGCTTTCTTTAGCAGACTCATTTCTACCAGAAGAAGGTAAATGAACAAAGGCAAAGTGATTATAAAAAGACCTCTAGTGCTTACTTCCCAAGTAGAGAAAAGCATAACACCAGGTGCAATTGAAAAGAACAAAGCTACTCCATATTTGTAAATGAAATTAGAGAAAAATCTGCCTGCTAAAACATACGCAGTGAAAATGGAAATAACACCAGTAACTACACAGTAGATTAATATCACTATCTCCATCTCTATTCCCATAAGTTGATGCATACCGGATAGAATAAAAGGTACTGCGCTGGCATATGAAAGTGCATAAAAACCGAATGCAGAAAGCCAATGAATCCACCATTGAGCATCACCAAAGATTGATATTGAATTTGCAAGTGAGTGAATGAAGAAAGAGTCATATCCTTTTTCATGGGGGATACTGGGAATACGTATCACTAAATTGAGCAAAACCAGTAAAGAAAGCAAAACTAGTTTGGCGCTCTTGCCTCTGAGAAAGAAGTTTTTAGCAGCAGAGAGAGTTTTTTGTTCCATGTTAATCAAAAAATTCCTTATACTTATTTCTGTAGTAACATCTTACTTCTGGAATATGAATCTTTTCTTTAATAAAGAACACTCCATAAACAAAACCGTACAAATAAGCAACGCCTATGTAGTAAGGACGCTTTAAACAATATTTTACAGACTTAAATAGTACATATAAAGGATGATAGCCCCGATAATAGTCAGATTTACCACGGGTTTTATAGCCTTTCCAGAAGCCTTCGGTGCTGGTTGTAGGGCGAGCGGTGATGGCTATTATGTCATTGTATTTCATGATCTTCCAGCCACCCAGGATGGCCAATACATTTGACACAGAATCTGCAGAGTAACTTTGGGGGAAACCGCCGGAATCTTCGAAGCATTTCTTTCTCCAGACCCGCAGACCGCCTATTGGATTTTGTGAACGTCCGGTCTCATTGACCAAGGAACCATTCAGGTAATAAGCAGCCGAACCGCTACACACGCCTATACACGGATCACTGTTCATGCGTTCAAGTATCGACTCGAAGAAGTCTTTCCCCAGAAGCATATCGGCATCTATCAAAGAGATAAAATCACAAGGGATGTCATTATTCTCACAAAAGCCAATTGCATACTTTATTGCATGATCTACAATCTTAGAGTAATGAAAAGTGAGGT
Encoded proteins:
- a CDS encoding glycosyl transferase, group 1, producing the protein MRIVHVAEWNELSGGAYTVVNNLISNSLKINSAIDFHVVSFADTNEILHMQGYTVHLVKKVSFPTSGYWYSYKSIQNKIIEINPDIVHLHFTYPPYSPLAKMPFPIVITTHGLASIKVKRSHAIRAYLNLSFFLNPFFEKEALKNADSIIAVSKWIKNEVELAIGPNPKIIYLPNGINFSALQEGGSKFENPSVSHPSLFFIGRLIKFKGVDLLISSLYYVKKQVPDIHLYVAGQGPQASNLKKLAQKLGLESNITFLGFLSEHDKQVFLHECDVFVIPSRYETFGIVVLEALEAGIPVVASNVGGIPDILEYGKYGILFNQEDVQDMARCILLLLSNTSMKKELSEKGMKRVLDYSWEIICKQTLDLYSSLLKP
- a CDS encoding putative glycosyltransferase; the encoded protein is MINDCPKDCIISICDISPKRLGSFEKFMIGMTEILTVNGFQHIVVFRDEPIPEVELLLLEAGAKIEIIKPSKYNIFNVVKIYTLIKIYNPIIMHLHFYPIHTIVNYLKYICTTKIIYTGHMGGKTAKNRLHNNLRKIYYLINSILFDHGIEKIVCVSQFVRDNYFKQYCIKTKKSLVIYNGIDAKILEQSYNLDNIKQKLGLSNEFVVTCVSLRKDKGAYHLVKAAPQIIAQVRNVKFVLVGSGECENHIKSKIKELNIEDYFVFTGNVPDIYEIYSISSCVVMPSLFEEACPYTAIEAMSIGIPVIGYDSGGTKEVVVDGITGYIIKRDIDLLAQKVIDLFNYGNYSSMKEKSITIFKEKFTLHQCLDNYYSLYLSIM
- a CDS encoding glycosyl transferase, group 1, which gives rise to MKDNINLIFYYPLSTGAPSAVGRNIFLSLLELRDELPFNDISIFSSSQNKEELKKKFQDIHVYTGREIVSVKNSDIIHIPLSPHLFPNSKFLLHLYSKINKNSLILNYHGEIRTEVNLNYKHNHIIDYSYIPTYLALPQLLKSSDQLIVNSYLFKTLVTEKYGVKTPKVIPNGIEDFWYLQECNSLCRDESHFEVFYHGRLSPEKGVDLLIKGFSKFLSVDNVKSAFLYIAGSGPQEKHIAKLVHDLNLKANVFLLGNVGKETIKNYLEKVNLAIYPSIWDNVPISCIEAFASANCPVYFSRKAGIYDFTVMGNHQLCSFEPSVDTIFEVLHNSYLNAFDEALIKRQKCFASAYRWNYVIGDYIDVYSQFLERDVK
- a CDS encoding glycosyl transferase family protein, which encodes MGKNDYIIVTPCKNEEKSLPGLIESVLNNTIKPNLWVIVDDGSTDSTPDILRDFEGKYGWVHIIHGVESVRDLTFHYSKIVDHAIKYAIGFCENNDIPCDFISLIDADMLLGKDFFESILERMNSDPCIGVCSGSAAYYLNGSLVNETGRSQNPIGGLRVWRKKCFEDSGGFPQSYSADSVSNVLAILGGWKIMKYNDIIAITARPTTSTEGFWKGYKTRGKSDYYRGYHPLYVLFKSVKYCLKRPYYIGVAYLYGFVYGVFFIKEKIHIPEVRCYYRNKYKEFFD